CCAGTATGTGCGCGTCCTTGATGCGAACGGCCATGTGGTGACCCAGCGGGAAAAAACACACTATGTGGCGGATGTGCTGATCGAGCAGGTGCCCGTGTTGGACCTCGACAAAAACCTCGGAACCGTGGAAATCGCGGTGCGGATGACAGACCTTCGAAAACAACAGAAGCAACGATTCGACTATTCGGCGGCAGTCGCCTGCCTGGCTTCGATCGTAGCGGTCGCCTTCTCCGCCTGGGTCAGCCGCCGACTAACGCTCCCCCTGGTGCGCTTGCGGGAGGCGGCGCGTCGTATGGCTGACGGCGATCGGACGGTTTGCGTCCCAGAGGCAGGGACGGAGGAAACAGCTGCGTTGGCTGTCGCCTTTAACCAGATGGCTGCGGCTGTGGCTGATCACCAGGCGTTGCTGCAGGAAGAGATCCGCAAAGCCACAGCGAGCCTGGCGGAAAAGGTGGAGACACTGGAGTCGCTGGACTGTATCTTTCGGAGCGTATTGGCGCAAAACACGCGCCGGGACGAGGTGATCCGGACGATTATCGCCCACATCCAGGCGCGTGTGCCGGCGGAAGCGATCTCCATCGCCGTGTGGGAAGAGGGAAAGAAGACAGCCGAGTTTTACATCTGGGAGTCTCAGGGAGCGGGGATCGTGTCCGATTCGATTCCCCTCGATCAAACGCGCTTGTTGGCAGTGGCGGCGGAGGGACAGTTGCGGATCTGCGCAGATCTGAGCCGGGAGGCGATGAGCCCGCAAGAGGAGGAACTGCTGGCCTTGGGGTACCATTCGACGGTGTATGTTCCCCTGATGGCCGGGGAGAAGGCCTTGGGCGCCATCATTGTCAGCAGCCGGGAACCCGGTTATTACACTGATGAGACGGCGGGACGCCTGACCGAGATGGCCCAGGCCGTTTCTATATCCCTCAACAACGCCAATGCCTATGCATCGCTGAATAACGCCTTCTGGCAGATGATTAAGACCCTCTCCCGGGCGATCGACATGCGCGACGCCTATACGGGTGGGCATTCTGAACAGGTGATGCTCCTGTCGCGGGCGATTGCCCGCCTGGCGGGACTTTCCGACGGGGAAATCGAAACGATCGGCATCGCCGGGCTGCTCCATGATGTGGGCAAGATCGGCATCCGGGAAAGCATCCTGCAAAAGCCGGGACCCTTGAGCGCCGACGAATTTGCCGAGATGAAAAGCCACTCGGCCATGGGCGCCGAACTGCTGCGGCCCATCGGGCTGTTCCGGAAGGTGGCCGATATCGTTCATTACCACCATGAACGCTTTGATGGAAAAGGCTATCCCCTCGGACTTCGCGGTGAGGAGATTCCGATGGCCAGCCGGGTGATCGCCATCGCTGACGCGATTGACGCCATGGCCAGCGATCGCCCCTACCGCAAGGGATTGCCGCCTGGTGTCATTCAGGAGGAACTGCGCAGGCACGCCGGGTCCCAGTTCGATCCCCGGCTGGCGGAGATCGCCATCGAGCATTTTGATGAACTGATGGCGCTGGTGCTTCGGACCACTGATCCGGCGATGTAAAAAAGCAGCGGGCTATGCGACGAGCCCGCTGCTTCCGTTTTTTACGCTTTCTCCCCGTCCTTTTCTTCGCTAGAGAAGAGCCGGTGCTGGTCCAGGGCACACAGCAATTGATGCTTTTTCACCGGCTTTTCGAGGAGGGAGTCGCAGCCGGCGGCAAGGCAGCGTTCCCGGTCCTCCGGGAACACGCTGGCCGTCAGGGCAATGATGGGGATGGGAGGGGTTCCCCGGTCTGCTTCGAGGCTGCGGATTTCCCGGGTGGCCTGGTAGCCGTCCATCACCGGCATGGAGATGTCCATCAGCACAAGGGCATAGGATTTTTGGCTGAACTTGGCGACGGCTTCTTCTCCGTTTTCGGCCACGTCGAGCCGGTAACCGGTGCTCTTCAGATAGAGTTGCACCAGCAGGATGTTGACGGGGGAGTCTTCAACGAGCAGAATGTCGACGGGAGGTTCCTGGGCGGTTTCTACTCGTTCCCCTAGAGCCCCTGCCGTTTCCCCTAGATTCCCTGTTGTTTCTCCGGTTGTTCCCTCTATTGTTTCCCAGTGCGGGTGGCTTTGCCGTCCGTCCAGGCCCGTCGCTTGCTCCGAGCTTCCCGCCGATTCTGTGAGACGGCTCTCCACGGATACGGCGGGGAGCAGGTGAGGCGGCGGAAGAGCGACCATGCAAGCGGTGAAGGTGAAGGCGCTGCCTTTTCCCGGTTCGCTGTCGACCCGGATCTGCCCGCCCATCAGTTCGACGAGGCGCTTGCAGATGGCGAGGCCGAGGCCTGTTCCCCCAAATCGCCGTGTCAATGAGGCGTCGCCCTGGGTAAAGCTGTCGAAGATTTGGTCCTGCCACTGCGGTGGGATGCCAACGCCTGTATCGACGACGGAAAAGCGCAGGTGGACCGGTTGACCGGATTGCAACACCTCCGGGTCAGCGACTTCGATGAGGAGGGAGACGGCGCCTGTCTCGGTGAACTTGATGGCGTTGCCGAGGAGGTTGAAGAGCACCTGGCGGAGGACGCCGGCGTCGCCCAGCAGGAGGCGAGGGACATCATCGGGCAGTTGCGCCGTCAGTTCGAGGCCTTTTTCCTGGGCGCGGGTGGAGAAGAGGGTCATCGTATCATTGACCAGGTTATCCAGGTAGAATTCAACAGGCTGCAACGCCTGTTTGCCTGACTCGATTTTGGACAAGTCGAGGATGTCATTGATCAGCGCCAAGAGGTTGTTGCCGGCGTCGCGGAAGATGTGGACGAACTTTTTTTGCTCTTCATTGAGCGGTGTCTCCCAGAGCAGGTCGGCCATGCCGATGATGGCGTTCATAGGGGTGCGGATTTCATGGCTCATATTGGCCAGAAAGGCGCTCTTGGCGCGGTTGGCCACATCGGCTTCTTCTTTTGCCAGTAGTAAGGCCGCCTGCATCTGCCGGCGCTCTTGCAGTTCCTTTTCCAAGGCTAGGGTTTTGTGCTGGATCTCTGCTTCCATTTCACTCGTCTGAATGATGATTTTGCCGGTCAAGGGGCGCAGTAGTAGGGTGATCGCCAAGACGCCGAGGACGATTAATCCGAATATAACGCCGGCGAGCAGGCTGATCTGGACCCGGATGGGAGCGTAGAACTCGTCGGAACTCATCATGACCAGGATCGCCCAGCAAGTGTCCGGGATCGGACCGTAGGCGATGATGTTGTGAGGGGCCAAAAACAAATGGGGATTGTAAACGCCGCTTTGTCCCTCGACCGCTTTCAGGAGTGCCGCCCCGACAGGGGCTTTTGTGTCAATAGGGAAGGGAGAGGGGAGGGGCGCCTCGTGAAGGTTGAACAGACGCTCGCCCTGCCCTCCCCGGACGCGCGCGAGCAAGACTTCCCCCGTATCGCCAAGTCCCGCCTTGTCTTCCAAAATCCGGCGCAACCCGTCCAATCGGAAGATGACCGTATCGTAGCCGAGCACGTCGCCGGTCGCTGCGGTGATGGGCGCGCTGACGAGGAGGGCGGGCGTGCCTTCGATCAACGCGGGGCCGTGGATGGTCGGACTGCCGCTGTTGTCTCCCGCGATACAGGGGCATTCCTGTGGCAACGGGACGCCGACTCGGACCACCGGTTGTCCATCCCGGTCAAAGCGGGTGATGCCGATGACGCCGGCTTCCGGGTTCAGGGCTTCTTTCAGCCGTTCAGCCGTATACACGGCCAGTTCCTGGCGGCTGATCTCGCCGTGATAGTAGGCGGAGAGGCTTTTTTTGATTTGACTGCGGCTGGTCACCTGAAGGGTGACCTCGCGGCCCCTCGACAAAAACTGTTCCAGCACCATGGTCCGGGAGCGGAGCGCCGCGACCAGTCGCTGCTCGGAATCACTTTGCAAGTGATTATAGAGGGGGATGATGCTGACCAGGGCGATCAAGATCCCGATAGTAAGGATCCCCAGGGCCGAATAACCGATGATGTTTTTTTTAAACTGTTCCGGCTTGTCCAGTCTGACCATGGCATGGATCCTCCCGGTCGATATCGCTGGACGACGAGTGAAGGGGAAATGCGCATATATAATGATGATACCAGTGAAACCAGGGGGAAGGAAAGGAAAAATGCAGGAAATTGACGCTTTGCTGGGGCTGGTCCGGCATGGGGGAACCGGGTCTTGATATGGGGCTGTTGGAAGACCTTTCATCATTGACATGAGACCTGATTTAGGGTATTATAGTTAGCATGCGCCGCGCTACGGAAGCCCTGAACTGGGCAACCGTTGGATCGGTTCCCACCGTATTCCGCTTTACTTTTGTCTATTCCATCGATATACTATTTTTATGTAGACCTACGGAGAGATGGCCGAGTTGGTCGAAGGCGCACGATTGGAAATCGTGTAGGCGGGCAAAACCTGTCTCGAGGGTTCGAATCCCTCTCTCTCCGCCAGCAACTACCCGGTAACCGGATCCATGTAACCTCGGTTGCCTTTTCTACGTGAAGATTGGCCGTGCTACACGGGGCGTTAGCGGTGCCTTGTCACCCGCAATCCGCTACAGCGGGGTGGATGCCCGAATTGAGGGCCTGACTTGTGGGGTCTGGCTTCTGCAAGTGACGTTGAAGATTGGGTCCTGCGCAACGGAAACCTATGAACCCCGCCAGGTCCGGGAGGAAGCAACGGTAAGTAGGCCCTTTCGGGTGCCGCAGGGGAGCCTGGTCTGAGTTAACTACAGGGGTAACGCCCGGAAGCCAGTGTTCGAAGTCGGGTGCACGGCCATAATTATATTTTGCAGTTGTATCGGTAAGAAAAGATGGTGTAAGCCATCTTTTTTCTGTATGTAAGCGTAATGCCAGCTGGGTCGCCTCGGCGGACCGGCGGAGATGTGGGAGGATGTCATGGCCTATCTGGCGCTATACCGGGAGTGGCGACCCCAGAGCTTTCAGGAACTGGTCGGCCAGGAGCATGTGAGCCGGACCTTGCAGAACGCCATCGCCTACCAGCGGATCGCCCATGCCTATCTCTTTTGCGGCCCCCGGGGGACGGGGAAGACGACGACGGCCAAGATCCTGGCCAAGGCGCTCAATTGCAGCGGCCATGGCCCGGTGAGACCCTGCAACGACTGCCCTAACTGCCGCGCCATCAACACGGGCGCCTCCCACGACGTGCTGGAGATCGACGCGGCGTCCAACCGGGGCGTCGATGAGATCCGCGAGTTGCGCGAACAGGTCAAGTACGCGCCCCAAGAGGGGAACTTCAAGGTCTACATCATCGACGAGGTCCACATGCTGACGACGGAGGCCTTCAACGCCCTCTTGAAGACGCTGGAGGAGCCGCCGGCCAACGTGATCTTTGTGCTGGCCACGACAGAGGTGCACAAAATCCCGGCCACCATCCTCTCCCGCTGCCAGCGCTTTGACTTTCGCCGCCTCGGCATCAACGAGATCGTCGACCGACTGGAGCGGATCTGCCGCCATCACGAGATTGCGGCCTCTCGCGAGACGCTGTCCTTTATCGCCCGCAAGGCCGAAGGGGGCATGCGGGACGCCCTGGGGATCCTCGATCAATGCGTCTCTTACGCCGGAAATGAGATCAACAGCGGCGACGTGACGGCCATCCTGGGCGCTGTCGCCGACGAGATACTCTATGAAATGACCCAGGGCCTGGCGGAAGACCGGCTCTCCGATGTGCTGATGCAACTGAATGACCTGATCAACCGGGGCAAAGAGGTGCGGCCGCTGACGCGGGATCTGATCGAGCACTACCGGGACCGGTTGATCCTGCGGACGGTGCCGGGCGCCGCCGATCTGGCGGACATGCCCGACGACATCGCCGCGAAGGTCAAGGAGACAGGACACGTCTACAGCGCGGCCGACCTGCAAGCCTGCATCGCCCTGTTGAGCCAGGCCGAAAACGACATGAAGTGGACAACCCATCCGCGCATCCTCCTGGAGGTGGCCTTTGTCCGCATCGCCCGCCGGGAGTGGGGGAATGGGGCGACCGGCGCGGTTGTCGGCGTAGCCGCTGGAACAGCGATGGCTGGCTCTGCCCCTGGCACAACGACAGCGCTGAGCCAAGGCCCGGGCGCCGGCAACGCCCCGGCGGCGTCACTGTCACCGGCTTCGGGTGGGGCCGTCGGTGCTGCCGACATGGAGATGCGCGCCCTCCGGCGGCGGGTCGAGAGCCTCGAGGCCAAGTTGCGGGAGATGCAGCAGGTAGTCGAGCACCAGGGCGCGGCTTCCGGTGAAAAGCGCCCCAGCCCTTATTCGGAGGCGCCCCGGCGCGCAAACCCTCCAATGCCCTCCGCAACCATCCCCTCACCGGATGAGGAGACAAAAGCGGCGGCCAAGCCTGCCGAAGCGCCGATCCATTTTGACCAGGTCAACGCCTGCTGGCCCGATGTGCTCGCTGCCGCGCTGGAGCGCATCTCCCCGTTGAAACGCTCCATCCTGCGGGGACAGACGCGTTTGGCTGGCGTTGAACAGAACCGGGTCGTCTTGGTCCATAACAACACCCTCTATGACCAGCCCAACGATCCGAAATTGAGCGATGTGGTGAACGCCCTCAAGGAGGAGTTTTCCAAGGCCCTGAGCAGGCCGGTGTTGATTCAACTCTGCCATGAAAGCCAGTGGACGCCCAAAGGGGAACCGCAGCAGCGGCAAGGGGGGAACCGCCCTCCGGCGCCGGCGAAGGCGGCGGGATCAGGCGGCGTGTCCCCGCCCTGGGCCGATCCGACCTATATCCGTGACAAGGTTTTTCAAGACCCCAACCTGCCTGTGGAATTCGACGACGATGACACGTTGGACGGACTGGAATAGGACAGCGCAATAGAAAAAGGCCTGGAGGCGATGATCGCCCCCGGCCTTTTTCTATGAAACCGGACGGAAGTGGAGCTACCGGAACTGCAACCAGCGTCGGTTGCGCATGGTCCAGCGGATTCCCAGACGGGCCAGGTTGTACATGATATACCCCCGAAGCCCCATGGGAACCAGGCGAGCCAACAGGCGTCGCTGCATCACACCACCCCCGGCTTAGCATGCCCCGTCAAGAAGGTGTTCTTTCTTCGCCCTTCTCTCCGACGAGCATCTCTGTGCGGACGGGACCGCGCGCCACATCCGGCGTTTCCTCGAAATCGTCGGGATTGAGCCCCTCCTTGAGTTCCAGTTCCAATTTCTTCGCGTCGGGGGCGATTTTGCCGTCTTCACGACCGCTCATCTGTGCATTACCTCCATTGTCGTCATCGTTGCCGTCGTTGTGTTTTCGCAAGCCCTTCTCGTCTTCGTCGTCGCGCCCACGTCCATCTCAATGTGCGCGAAAAGGTCTGAAAATACGCAAGGACGCCGGAAAATCACTGGGGGAAAACATTGACAGAGCGGTATGGATCCACTATACTTCACATAATCTTAAAATGCTTAACAGAAATTTAACGCGAGCATAGCCTGTAGTACCGGATGTCAGCAGGATAAGCGCCACCGCAATCAACCGGAATACCACAGGAAGGGGGGGAGATAGATGACCTCGTGGATTAACACGGACCTTGTCCTCCTGGCCGTTGCCATCACGGGGCTGCTGTTCGCGTTGATGCAACCTGCGCCGAGATAACAAGGGGAGGGGTATTTATTTTAGTACCCAGTCGGTAACACTGCCGCGAGACCGGGACCGGTTTGCGCGGCAGTGTTATTTTTTGCGGTCCGGCGCTTTATATTGCTGTTGAATTGTGGTAAACTACTGACGCCAAACGCTGGGAGGGGGATTGCCGATGTTCGGGAAAATGGGCGACATGCAAAAGATGATGAAACAAGTGCAAAAGATGCAACAGGATATGGCCAAACTCCAGGAGGAACTGGCCGAGCGCACCGTCGATGCCACCGGGGGCGGCGGAGCGATCAAGGTGGTCGCCAACGGGAAAAACGAGATCCTGTCCATCACCATCGCGCCGGAAGCCGTTGACCCCGATGACGTGGAGATGCTCCAGGACCTGATCCTGACGGTGGTCAACGAGGCGCTGCGCAAGGCCCAGGAGATGGTCAGCCAGGAGATGTCCAAGGTCACGGGCGGTCTGAAGATTCCCGGTATGTTCTAATCGATGCTCTATTATGCGGAACCGGTCGGACGGCTGATCGAGGAACTGTCCAAATTGCCGGGGGTGGGGCCGAAAACGGCCCAGCGGCTCGCCTTTCATCTGCTCCATGTTCCGCGGAGCGAAGCCGTCGCCCTCGCCAAGGCCATCGTGGAGGCCCATGACAAGACCCTCTACTGTTCCGTCTGCACGAACCTGACCGATCGCGACCCTTGTCGGATCTGCGGCGACGCGAACCGGGACCGGGCTGTCATTTGTGTCGTAGAGGAGCCTCGTGACGTGGTGGCCGTCGAAAAGACGCGGGAGTACCGCGGTCACTACCATGTGCTCCACGGCGCCCTGTCGCCCATCGAGGGCGTCGGGCCGGAGCAGCTGCGGATCAGCCAACTGATGGCCCGGCTTGCCGACCCGGAGTTAAAGGAAGTGATCGTCGCCACCAACCCCACTGTCGAGGGGGAGGCGACAGCGGCCTACCTGGCGCGGCTGATCAAGCCCATGGGCGTCAAGGTGACGCGCATCGCCCACGGTCTGCCGGTGGGCGGCGACCTGGAGTACGCCGATCAGGTGACGCTGCTGCGGGCGATGGAAGGCCGGCGCGAATTGTAGAATTGACAACCGGCCTGAAGGCGGAACGAGCGCCTGCAGCCGGTTTTTTGTTTTGCCTCTTTTTCCCTTTTCGTTCTGAAATGGCGGGACAAGCGTAGATTGGGTAGTGGGAGTCCCCTGTTCGCTCGGGGCTCCGCCGCAATCTGAGAAAGGGGAGGGAGAGACCGGTGAATCTCACGACGGAACAGTTGGTCCTGATCGGCGCCGGTGTGTTGCTGCTCATGGTGGCCGGCCATTTCTTCTGGCGGCCCATGCGCTGGCTCTTTACATTGGCCTTCAACTCATTGCTGGGTGTGCTGATGCTCGGGGGAACGAACCTGCTGGGCGCGCCCTTCGGCCTGACCCTGCCGTTGAACCCGGCCAGCGCGCTCATCGCCGGTTTTTTGGGCATCCCGGGCATGCTGCTCTTAATAATGTTGAAATATTTCATGATCTTGTGAATACTTGCTATATCGCGACCCTTTCGCTATAATTTCTGTTGGGAATCCCGGCGGGCATCGGATAGATCCGGATTTTATTTGAAACAATCCTCTTTTTTTTGCGCAAAAAAGAAGGAGGAAAAAGTCGGGTGTCGAATAATTACCCCCCTAAATCGAATTTGGGGCAATTTTGAATTGCTCTAATATTCGATATATTTGAATATTCCATCTGAAAGGGGAGCGTTACGCTTGTCCAAGGTCATGCAAACGATGGACGGGAACAAGGCTGCCGCCTATGTCTCCTATGCGTTCACGGAGTGCGCAGCCATCTACCCCATCACCCCCTCGTCCAACATGGCGGAGTATGTCGACGAGTGGAGCGCCCAAGGCAAAAAGAACATCTTCGGTCAGACGGTGACTGTTGCCGAACTGCAATCCGAAGGTGGCGCCGCCGGGGCTGTCCACGGCGCGCTGTCGGCGGGTTCACTGACGACTACATACACCGCCTCCCAAGGTCTTCTTTTGATGATCCCCAACATGTACAAGATCTCCGGCGAACTCCTGCCCGGCGTCATGCACGTGTCGGCCCGCGCTGTGGCCGGCCACGCCTTGAGCATCTTTGGCGACCACTCTGACGTCATGGCTTGCCGGCAGACCGGTTGGGCCATGTTGGCCTCCGGCGGCGTCCAGGAGGTCATGGACATCGCCGGCGTCGCCCACCTGGCGGCCATCAAGTCCCGCGTGCCCTTCCTCCACTTCTTTGACGGTTTCCGCACCTCCCATGAGATGCAGAAGATCGAAACCATCGATTACGCCGATTTCGCCAAGCTTGTCGATTATGAGGCCATCCGGGCCTTCCGCAAGCGCGGCCTCAATCCGGAACACCCGATCGTCCGCGGCACCGCCCAGAACCCTGACATCTTCTTCCAGGCCAAAGAAGCCTGCAACCCCTACTATGAGGGCGTTGCTGACATCGTGGCCGAATATATGCAGGAAATCAGCAAGCTCACCGGCCGTGACTACCTGCCCTTCAACTACTATGGCGCCCCCGACGCCGATCGTGTTATCGTCGCCATGGGCTCCGCCTGCGAGACCATCGAAGAGACCATCGACTACCTCCTGGCCCGCGGCGAAAAGGTCGGCCTGATCAAGGTCCGTCTGTACAAGCCTTTCTCGGCCAAGTACTTCTTCAACGTCCTGCCCGCGACGGTCAAAAAGATCGCCGTCCTCGACCGTTGCAAGGAGCCCGGTTCCCTCGGCGAACCCCTCTTCGAAGATGTGCGCACCCTCTTCTACGACGCCGATTGCAAGCCTGTCATCGTCGGCGGCCGCTACGGCCTCGGTTCGAAAGAGGTGCTGCCCGCCGATATCAAGGCCGTCTTTGACAACCTCAAGGCAGATGAGCCCAAAAATGGCTTCACCATCGGCATCGTCGACGACGTCACCTTCCTGTCCCTGCCGACGGGCGAGTTCATCGACGCCTCTCCCGAAGGCAACATCCAGTGCAAGTTCTGGGGCCTCGGCTCTGACGGCACCGTCGGCGCCAACAAGCAGGCCGTCGAGATCATCGGCGACCACACCAACATGTACGCCCAGGCCTACTTTGCCTATGACTCCAAGAAGTCCGGCGGCGTCACCGTCTCCCACCTGCGCTTCGGCAACAAGCCGATCAAATCGCCCTACCTGATCCACAACGCCGACTTCATCTCCTGTTCCAACCAGTCCTACGTCTACAACTACGACCTCTTGGCCGGGCTTAAAACCGGCGGCGTCTTCCTGCTCAACACCATCTGGTCGCCGGAAGAGCTCGATGAAAAACTGCCGGCCCGCATCAAGCGGACCATCGCCGAGAAGAAGATCCGCTTCTACATCATCGACGCCGTTCACATCGCCAAGAAGCTCGGCCTCGGCAACCGGACCAACATGGTCATGCAGTCGGCCTTCTTCAAACTGGCCAACGTCATCCCCATCGAAGAAGCCGTGCAATACCTGAAAGACGGCATCAAAAAAGCCTACGGCAAAAAAGGCGAGGCCATCGTCGCCATGAACGCCGCCGCCGTCGACCAGGGCATCGAGGCGCTCGTCCCGATCGATGTTCCCGCCGCCTGGGCCGAAGCCGCCGATGAAGCCGCCGCTACGAAAGACGTGCCGGCCTTCATCGAAAAAATCCTCTCGCCCATGAACGCCCTCCAGGGCGACAAGCTGCCGGTCAGCGCCTTTGCCGACGCGGCGGACGGCTCCTTCCCCGTAGGCACCTCCCAGTACGAAAAACGCGGCGTCGCCGCTTTCGTCCCCGAGTGGATCAAGGAAAACTGCATCCAGTGCAACCAGTGTTCCTTCGTCTGCCCCCACGCCGCCATCCGTCCCTTCCTGCTTGATGCCGAAGAACAAGCCAAAGCGCCGGCCGCCTTTGAAACCATCAAAGCCATCGGCGGCAAGCAGTTCGAAGGCCTGACCTACCGTTTGCAGGTCACGCCCCTCGACTGCCAGGGCTGTGGCGTCTGCGTCAACACCTGCCCGGCCAAGCAAAAGGCGTTGGCCATGAAGGAACTGGACAGCCAGGTTCTCGTCCAGCAGCCGAACTGGGACTTCGCCACCACCCTCGCCATCAAGGACAACCTCTTCAAGCTCGACTCCATCAAGGGCAGTCAGTTTGCCCAGCCCCTCCTCGAGTTCTCCGGCGCCTGCGCCGGCTGCGGCGAAACACCCTATGTCAAGCTGATCACTCAACTCTTCGGCGACCGCATGATCGTGGCCAACGCCACCGGTTGCTCCTCCATCTGGGGTGGCAGCGCGCCCTCGATGCCCTACTGCACCAATAAGGAAGGCAAAGGGCCGGCCTGGGCCAACTCCCTCTTTGAAGACAACGCCGAGTTCGGCTACGGGATCCACCTGGGTGTCAGCAAGATCCGCGCCAAGCTGGCCGATCTGGTCCGCGAAGCCCTGACCCTGGACATCGACGCCGCCCTCAAGGCTGCCTTCAACGAGTGGCTCGTCGGCATGGACGACGCAGAAGCCTCCAAGCAGGCCACCGCCAAGATCCTGCCCCTGCTCGAAGGCCAGTCGAACCCCCTGCTGGCGGAAATCGCCGACCGTAAGGACTACCTGATCAAGAAGTCCCAGTGGATTTTCGGCGGCGACGGCTGGGCCTATGACATCGGCTTCGGCGGTCTCGACCATGTGCTCGCCTCCGGTGAAGACGTCAACGTCTTCGTCATGGATACCGAAGTCTACTCCAATACCGGCGGTCAGTCCTCGAAAGCGACGCCGCTGGCTGCCATCGCCAAATTCGCCGCCGCCGGCAAGCGAATGAAGAAGAAAGACCTGGGCATGATGGCCATGTCCTACGGCTACGTGTACGTCGCCCAGATCGCCATGGGCGCCGACATGAACCAGACCATCAAGGCCATCAAGGAAGCGGAAGCCTACAAAGGGCCCTCCCTGATCATCGCTTACGCTTCCTGCATCAACCACGGCCTTA
The nucleotide sequence above comes from Heliomicrobium undosum. Encoded proteins:
- a CDS encoding HD domain-containing phosphohydrolase, whose product is MTVSGIRGTAFRFWLALTALSLAGILVMAGHFIRTERAQLEEALRNEALAGANLLASAVGPELPKGDVERINSLAWALLNQPNIQYVRVLDANGHVVTQREKTHYVADVLIEQVPVLDLDKNLGTVEIAVRMTDLRKQQKQRFDYSAAVACLASIVAVAFSAWVSRRLTLPLVRLREAARRMADGDRTVCVPEAGTEETAALAVAFNQMAAAVADHQALLQEEIRKATASLAEKVETLESLDCIFRSVLAQNTRRDEVIRTIIAHIQARVPAEAISIAVWEEGKKTAEFYIWESQGAGIVSDSIPLDQTRLLAVAAEGQLRICADLSREAMSPQEEELLALGYHSTVYVPLMAGEKALGAIIVSSREPGYYTDETAGRLTEMAQAVSISLNNANAYASLNNAFWQMIKTLSRAIDMRDAYTGGHSEQVMLLSRAIARLAGLSDGEIETIGIAGLLHDVGKIGIRESILQKPGPLSADEFAEMKSHSAMGAELLRPIGLFRKVADIVHYHHERFDGKGYPLGLRGEEIPMASRVIAIADAIDAMASDRPYRKGLPPGVIQEELRRHAGSQFDPRLAEIAIEHFDELMALVLRTTDPAM
- a CDS encoding ATP-binding protein; translated protein: MVRLDKPEQFKKNIIGYSALGILTIGILIALVSIIPLYNHLQSDSEQRLVAALRSRTMVLEQFLSRGREVTLQVTSRSQIKKSLSAYYHGEISRQELAVYTAERLKEALNPEAGVIGITRFDRDGQPVVRVGVPLPQECPCIAGDNSGSPTIHGPALIEGTPALLVSAPITAATGDVLGYDTVIFRLDGLRRILEDKAGLGDTGEVLLARVRGGQGERLFNLHEAPLPSPFPIDTKAPVGAALLKAVEGQSGVYNPHLFLAPHNIIAYGPIPDTCWAILVMMSSDEFYAPIRVQISLLAGVIFGLIVLGVLAITLLLRPLTGKIIIQTSEMEAEIQHKTLALEKELQERRQMQAALLLAKEEADVANRAKSAFLANMSHEIRTPMNAIIGMADLLWETPLNEEQKKFVHIFRDAGNNLLALINDILDLSKIESGKQALQPVEFYLDNLVNDTMTLFSTRAQEKGLELTAQLPDDVPRLLLGDAGVLRQVLFNLLGNAIKFTETGAVSLLIEVADPEVLQSGQPVHLRFSVVDTGVGIPPQWQDQIFDSFTQGDASLTRRFGGTGLGLAICKRLVELMGGQIRVDSEPGKGSAFTFTACMVALPPPHLLPAVSVESRLTESAGSSEQATGLDGRQSHPHWETIEGTTGETTGNLGETAGALGERVETAQEPPVDILLVEDSPVNILLVQLYLKSTGYRLDVAENGEEAVAKFSQKSYALVLMDISMPVMDGYQATREIRSLEADRGTPPIPIIALTASVFPEDRERCLAAGCDSLLEKPVKKHQLLCALDQHRLFSSEEKDGEKA
- the dnaX gene encoding DNA polymerase III subunit gamma/tau, producing MAYLALYREWRPQSFQELVGQEHVSRTLQNAIAYQRIAHAYLFCGPRGTGKTTTAKILAKALNCSGHGPVRPCNDCPNCRAINTGASHDVLEIDAASNRGVDEIRELREQVKYAPQEGNFKVYIIDEVHMLTTEAFNALLKTLEEPPANVIFVLATTEVHKIPATILSRCQRFDFRRLGINEIVDRLERICRHHEIAASRETLSFIARKAEGGMRDALGILDQCVSYAGNEINSGDVTAILGAVADEILYEMTQGLAEDRLSDVLMQLNDLINRGKEVRPLTRDLIEHYRDRLILRTVPGAADLADMPDDIAAKVKETGHVYSAADLQACIALLSQAENDMKWTTHPRILLEVAFVRIARREWGNGATGAVVGVAAGTAMAGSAPGTTTALSQGPGAGNAPAASLSPASGGAVGAADMEMRALRRRVESLEAKLREMQQVVEHQGAASGEKRPSPYSEAPRRANPPMPSATIPSPDEETKAAAKPAEAPIHFDQVNACWPDVLAAALERISPLKRSILRGQTRLAGVEQNRVVLVHNNTLYDQPNDPKLSDVVNALKEEFSKALSRPVLIQLCHESQWTPKGEPQQRQGGNRPPAPAKAAGSGGVSPPWADPTYIRDKVFQDPNLPVEFDDDDTLDGLE
- a CDS encoding YbaB/EbfC family nucleoid-associated protein, whose protein sequence is MFGKMGDMQKMMKQVQKMQQDMAKLQEELAERTVDATGGGGAIKVVANGKNEILSITIAPEAVDPDDVEMLQDLILTVVNEALRKAQEMVSQEMSKVTGGLKIPGMF
- the recR gene encoding recombination mediator RecR produces the protein MLYYAEPVGRLIEELSKLPGVGPKTAQRLAFHLLHVPRSEAVALAKAIVEAHDKTLYCSVCTNLTDRDPCRICGDANRDRAVICVVEEPRDVVAVEKTREYRGHYHVLHGALSPIEGVGPEQLRISQLMARLADPELKEVIVATNPTVEGEATAAYLARLIKPMGVKVTRIAHGLPVGGDLEYADQVTLLRAMEGRREL
- a CDS encoding pro-sigmaK processing inhibitor BofA family protein, producing MNLTTEQLVLIGAGVLLLMVAGHFFWRPMRWLFTLAFNSLLGVLMLGGTNLLGAPFGLTLPLNPASALIAGFLGIPGMLLLIMLKYFMIL